In a genomic window of Pedobacter sp. KBS0701:
- a CDS encoding DNA polymerase III subunit alpha: MFLNVHSSYSLKYGTQSIDQLIAAARHLGIHQMVLTDINNSTGAVEFIRECYKQGIAKEADEIHRGNIPYQIKPVAGIEFRTDNKLLYVGIAKNREGMRELNEFLSHHNIYNLPLPEVPPQMENVYIIYPFHKAFNQTLKANEYIGIRGKQLNLLYKHPLLAKKEKLLVWHPVTVGDKITYRLHEYLRAIELNTLLSKVVEEQKCNPDEFLIPEAELTQQFEQYPFIVQNTQKLINSCDLSVYFEDTATPSSKNKFFYTEEGFEGDRKMLRELAEEGLKYRYGENNTIAIERLEKELRIIELKNFCAYFLITYDIVHYAMYKRGFYHVGRGSGANSIVAYCLRITDVDPIDLDLYFERFLHEKRTSPPDFDIDFSWDEREVIQRYIFERYPKWHVAFLGTMSTFKDRAIIREIGKVLGLPKGEIDSFTDPTKERENLLNATYQKLLAVHRYMKSMPNQRSIHAGGILISEEPITYYTALDMPPKGFPTVQWDMYEAEAIGYEKFDILSQRGIGHIREAVQLIKKNKGRAIDIHDFPAFKKDQKLNDILKKGQPIGCFYIESPAMRQLLKKLKCDNYLTLVAASSIIRPGVASSGMMKSYIERYHAPDKVVYLCEVMKERLSETYGVMVYQEDVIKVCHYFAGLDLADADILRKAMSGKYRSKLAFDELVNKFKVSARHQGHSEELVNEVWRQISSFAGYSFSKAHSASFAVESYQSLYLKTYYPMEFMVAVLNNYGGFYSRWVYVHELQKTGARVHLPCVNHSDEVVNIKGDDVYLGFIAVQGLEEKIIKIIPQERTANGLYIDLEDFVKRTCISLEQAIILIRLGALRFTGKDRKTLLWDVHNYLGFKQKKVNHAELFKLSYKTYQLPALADSELENAYTELELLGYPLNYKMFDFLKTPYRGDAMAADMHKYLGKTVRMVGNYVCEKTVHTIKNTKMWFGTFLDANGDFFDTTHFPNTTPMYPFKGKGCYLILGKVVEDFGFQSIEVLKFAKLDIHMNPVAV; encoded by the coding sequence ATGTTTTTGAACGTTCATTCTTCTTACAGCCTGAAATATGGTACGCAGAGCATAGATCAGCTGATTGCTGCTGCACGGCATTTAGGGATCCATCAAATGGTCCTTACCGATATTAACAACTCAACCGGCGCAGTAGAGTTTATTCGCGAGTGTTATAAGCAAGGCATTGCCAAAGAAGCCGACGAAATACACAGGGGCAATATTCCTTATCAGATTAAACCTGTGGCCGGAATCGAATTTAGAACCGATAACAAGTTGTTATACGTAGGCATTGCCAAAAACAGGGAAGGCATGCGTGAGCTGAATGAATTTTTAAGTCACCACAACATCTACAACCTTCCATTGCCAGAGGTTCCGCCCCAAATGGAAAATGTATACATTATTTATCCCTTTCATAAAGCTTTTAATCAAACGTTAAAAGCAAACGAATATATAGGTATCCGTGGAAAACAGCTGAATCTTTTATACAAACATCCGCTTTTGGCCAAAAAAGAAAAACTGCTGGTGTGGCATCCTGTTACGGTAGGAGACAAAATTACTTATCGGTTGCATGAATATTTAAGGGCTATAGAACTCAATACTCTTTTAAGTAAGGTAGTTGAGGAACAAAAATGCAATCCCGATGAATTTCTGATTCCTGAAGCTGAACTTACACAACAGTTTGAGCAATATCCTTTTATTGTTCAAAACACGCAAAAGCTGATCAATAGCTGCGATTTAAGTGTTTATTTCGAAGATACGGCTACACCTTCTTCAAAAAATAAATTTTTTTACACCGAAGAAGGTTTCGAGGGTGATAGAAAAATGCTACGTGAATTGGCCGAAGAAGGACTGAAGTATCGTTATGGAGAGAACAATACCATAGCCATCGAGCGTTTGGAAAAGGAACTGCGGATTATTGAGCTTAAAAATTTCTGTGCCTATTTCCTCATTACCTACGATATAGTACATTATGCAATGTATAAGCGGGGTTTTTATCACGTGGGCCGCGGTTCGGGTGCCAACAGCATTGTAGCCTATTGTTTGCGCATTACCGACGTAGATCCGATTGATCTCGATTTGTATTTCGAACGGTTTTTACATGAAAAACGGACAAGCCCACCAGATTTTGACATCGATTTTTCATGGGATGAAAGAGAAGTAATACAGCGTTATATTTTTGAACGCTATCCTAAATGGCATGTTGCTTTTTTGGGTACCATGAGCACTTTCAAAGACCGGGCAATTATCCGGGAGATTGGTAAGGTTTTAGGTTTACCCAAAGGCGAAATAGATAGTTTTACAGATCCCACCAAAGAGCGTGAAAATTTGCTTAATGCTACTTACCAGAAGCTTTTGGCTGTACACCGCTACATGAAAAGTATGCCTAATCAACGTTCTATCCATGCAGGAGGAATTTTGATTTCTGAAGAACCGATTACCTATTATACCGCATTGGATATGCCGCCAAAAGGTTTTCCAACAGTGCAATGGGATATGTACGAAGCCGAAGCCATTGGTTACGAAAAATTCGATATTTTAAGTCAGCGGGGTATTGGCCACATCCGTGAAGCCGTGCAATTGATCAAGAAGAATAAAGGCAGAGCTATTGATATCCATGATTTTCCAGCCTTTAAAAAAGATCAAAAACTGAACGATATCCTTAAAAAAGGGCAACCCATCGGGTGTTTTTACATCGAATCGCCAGCCATGCGGCAACTGCTTAAAAAGCTGAAATGCGATAACTACCTTACCCTGGTGGCAGCCAGTTCAATCATCCGTCCCGGGGTGGCCAGTTCTGGTATGATGAAATCGTATATTGAGCGTTACCATGCGCCCGATAAAGTGGTGTATCTCTGTGAGGTGATGAAAGAGCGGCTTAGCGAAACTTATGGCGTAATGGTTTATCAGGAAGATGTGATTAAAGTTTGCCATTATTTTGCGGGCTTAGATCTGGCAGATGCCGATATCCTCCGTAAAGCCATGAGCGGTAAATACCGCTCTAAGCTGGCTTTTGATGAACTGGTGAACAAATTTAAGGTTTCGGCCCGGCACCAGGGCCATTCAGAAGAATTGGTTAACGAAGTTTGGCGACAGATTTCTTCTTTTGCCGGTTACAGTTTTTCGAAAGCCCATTCAGCCTCTTTTGCGGTAGAAAGCTATCAGAGTTTGTATCTCAAAACCTATTACCCCATGGAATTTATGGTAGCGGTGCTGAATAACTATGGTGGTTTTTACAGTCGATGGGTTTACGTGCACGAACTGCAAAAAACAGGTGCCAGGGTGCATTTACCCTGTGTTAACCATAGCGATGAAGTAGTGAATATTAAAGGTGACGACGTTTATCTGGGCTTTATTGCTGTTCAGGGTTTAGAAGAAAAAATCATTAAAATTATTCCACAGGAACGTACTGCAAATGGTTTGTATATCGATCTCGAAGATTTTGTAAAGCGGACCTGTATTTCGTTAGAACAGGCCATTATTTTAATCCGGTTGGGTGCATTACGTTTTACCGGCAAAGACCGGAAAACCTTACTTTGGGACGTGCATAATTACCTTGGTTTTAAACAGAAAAAAGTGAACCATGCCGAACTTTTTAAGTTAAGTTATAAAACCTATCAGCTCCCCGCGTTGGCCGATTCGGAATTAGAAAACGCTTATACTGAATTGGAGTTGTTGGGATATCCACTCAATTATAAAATGTTCGATTTTCTGAAAACCCCTTACCGTGGCGATGCCATGGCAGCCGATATGCATAAATATTTGGGTAAAACGGTAAGAATGGTAGGCAATTATGTATGCGAAAAAACGGTACACACCATTAAAAATACAAAAATGTGGTTCGGAACTTTTTTAGATGCAAACGGCGATTTTTTTGATACTACCCATTTTCCTAATACCACACCCATGTATCCTTTTAAAGGAAAAGGCTGTTACCTCATTTTAGGTAAAGTAGTAGAAGATTTTGGCTTCCAAAGCATTGAGGTGTTAAAGTTTGCCAAGTTGGATATCCACATGAACCCGGTGGCAGTTTAA
- the dinB gene encoding DNA polymerase IV: MDKERQIIHMDQDAFFVSVEIRKNPKLLGKPVIIGGGGDRGVVASCSYEARKYGIHSAMPGRTAKLLCPQAIFLKGDMEEYSRASHEITEIITDKVPLFEKASIDEHYIDMTGMDRFFGCMKFASELRQTIIKEMKLPISFGLSINKTVAKIATNESKPGGERQVTFPELRPFLDPLAIHKIPGIGHATYKKLSEMGVREILTLTQIPQQLMFKILGQHGLSLWQKANGIDLSPVVPYRERKSIGTQATFESDTMDMAKLKAIITGMVSGLTFQLRNQKKLTACITVTVRYTNFETVTQQERIPYTSLDSFLISKAHSLFEKVYSKRMLLRLVGVKLSHLVSGYEQIGLYDVAEEEYSLYQAMDKVRNSYGAEAVVKACIVTQPPRDEKGKIIKYNPRKKKILIENQAEEEPEIKKRSKIRSFMSEKGITGSKSYE, translated from the coding sequence ATGGATAAAGAAAGGCAGATTATTCATATGGATCAGGATGCATTTTTTGTATCGGTAGAAATCAGAAAAAATCCCAAATTGCTGGGTAAACCCGTAATTATTGGGGGTGGTGGCGATAGGGGCGTGGTGGCCTCTTGCAGTTACGAAGCCCGTAAATATGGTATTCACTCCGCCATGCCGGGCCGTACCGCAAAATTGCTCTGCCCCCAGGCTATATTTTTAAAAGGTGATATGGAAGAATATTCCAGGGCATCGCACGAGATTACCGAAATCATCACCGATAAAGTTCCTCTTTTCGAGAAAGCGAGTATCGACGAACATTATATCGATATGACGGGCATGGACCGCTTTTTTGGTTGTATGAAATTCGCGTCAGAACTCCGGCAAACTATTATTAAAGAAATGAAATTGCCTATTTCCTTCGGCCTGTCGATCAATAAAACCGTAGCCAAAATAGCCACGAACGAATCTAAACCTGGTGGCGAACGGCAGGTTACTTTTCCTGAGTTGCGGCCCTTTCTCGATCCTTTGGCTATTCATAAAATTCCGGGTATTGGTCATGCTACTTATAAAAAACTAAGCGAAATGGGGGTTCGCGAAATCCTTACGCTTACGCAGATACCACAACAGCTCATGTTTAAAATTTTGGGACAGCATGGTTTAAGTTTATGGCAAAAAGCAAACGGGATCGACCTTTCGCCTGTGGTACCTTACCGCGAAAGAAAATCAATTGGTACACAGGCCACTTTCGAAAGTGATACCATGGATATGGCTAAATTAAAGGCTATTATAACCGGAATGGTTAGCGGACTAACCTTTCAGTTGCGTAATCAGAAAAAACTAACTGCCTGTATTACTGTAACCGTGCGTTACACCAATTTCGAAACCGTTACCCAGCAGGAGCGGATTCCTTATACCTCGCTCGATTCATTTCTGATTAGCAAAGCACATAGCCTGTTCGAAAAGGTATATTCAAAACGGATGCTGCTGCGCCTGGTGGGTGTAAAACTTTCGCACCTGGTGAGTGGTTACGAACAGATTGGTTTATATGATGTCGCCGAAGAAGAGTATAGTCTTTACCAGGCCATGGATAAGGTGCGTAACAGCTATGGTGCCGAAGCGGTAGTAAAAGCCTGTATTGTTACCCAACCACCACGCGATGAAAAAGGAAAAATAATTAAATACAATCCCCGTAAAAAGAAAATTTTAATCGAAAACCAAGCAGAAGAAGAGCCGGAAATAAAGAAACGTTCGAAAATCAGAAGTTTTATGAGTGAAAAAGGAATAACAGGTTCCAAATCTTACGAGTAG
- a CDS encoding YdeI/OmpD-associated family protein: MIHLKAEIERFETMGEKTGWSYVFIPAALANEIKPDCKKSFRVKGKIDELEVSGMATIPMGEGDFIIALKGEVRKKLRKEAGASVELYLEEDKNFKIEMPEDLEICLSEEEHLIRNFLKQSKSHQNYYINWINQAKTETTRTKRIVMTVKAMDKGQDFGAMIRESKL, encoded by the coding sequence ATGATCCACCTTAAAGCAGAAATAGAACGTTTCGAAACCATGGGCGAAAAAACCGGCTGGAGTTATGTGTTTATTCCGGCAGCTTTGGCTAATGAAATTAAGCCCGATTGTAAAAAGAGTTTCAGGGTAAAGGGAAAAATAGATGAGCTTGAAGTTTCTGGAATGGCAACCATCCCAATGGGAGAGGGCGATTTTATTATTGCCTTAAAAGGCGAAGTACGTAAAAAACTAAGAAAAGAAGCTGGGGCAAGTGTCGAACTTTATCTGGAAGAAGATAAAAATTTTAAAATCGAAATGCCTGAAGACCTGGAAATCTGCTTATCAGAAGAAGAACATTTAATCCGGAACTTTTTAAAACAATCTAAATCGCATCAAAACTATTATATTAACTGGATTAACCAGGCTAAGACCGAAACCACACGCACCAAAAGAATCGTAATGACGGTTAAAGCAATGGATAAGGGGCAGGATTTTGGAGCGATGATCAGGGAGAGTAAGTTGTGA
- a CDS encoding polyprenol monophosphomannose synthase, which yields MSDSLVIIPTYNEKENIEKIIRKVFSLTQPFHVLIIDDGSPDGTAEIVKSLQKEYEGHLFIEERAGKQGLGTAYIYGFNWALQHDYAYIFEMDADFSHNPDDLARLREACVNGADVAIGSRYVKGVNVVNWPMGRVLMSYFASMYVRMITGINIQDATAGFKCYRKIVLETIPLNKIKFVGYAFQIEMKFTAIKFGFKVVEVPIIFTDRTEGTSKMSTRIFREAFLGVIQMKVWSWFRSYKRES from the coding sequence GTGTCAGATAGTTTAGTCATCATTCCCACCTACAACGAGAAGGAAAACATCGAGAAAATCATTAGGAAGGTCTTTTCTTTAACACAGCCTTTTCATGTTTTAATTATTGATGATGGTTCTCCTGATGGAACTGCTGAAATTGTAAAATCACTGCAAAAAGAATACGAAGGGCATTTATTTATTGAAGAGCGTGCAGGTAAACAAGGCCTGGGTACAGCATATATTTATGGCTTTAACTGGGCATTACAACACGATTATGCCTACATATTTGAAATGGATGCCGATTTTTCACACAACCCGGATGATCTGGCGCGCTTACGTGAAGCCTGCGTAAATGGTGCAGATGTAGCCATTGGATCCAGGTATGTTAAGGGGGTAAATGTAGTAAACTGGCCAATGGGCAGGGTTTTAATGTCATATTTTGCTTCAATGTACGTGCGTATGATTACTGGAATCAACATTCAGGATGCTACAGCAGGCTTTAAATGTTACCGCAAAATTGTACTGGAAACCATTCCATTAAATAAAATTAAGTTTGTCGGTTATGCGTTTCAGATCGAAATGAAATTCACCGCCATTAAATTTGGCTTTAAAGTAGTCGAAGTTCCCATCATCTTCACCGATCGTACCGAAGGAACATCAAAAATGAGCACCCGTATTTTCAGAGAAGCTTTTTTAGGAGTAATCCAGATGAAAGTTTGGAGTTGGTTTAGGAGTTATAAAAGGGAATCTTAA
- a CDS encoding TIGR02757 family protein, translating into MQFLELKNFLDSKVEQYNQPDFIANDPVCIPHLFEKKQDIEISGFFAAVLAWGQRKTIINKCRELLERMDNAPHDFVIHHSDDDLRRLLNFKHRTFNDTDLLYFISFFKQHYQNFDSLEQAFIPQQDIFRSEYLEISSTKRSVEVSSIADLHFTIEQALNHFRSYFFSLEDFPHRTKKHISSPQQKSTCKRLNMFLRWMVRADDKGVDFGIWNTLKSKDLICPCDVHVDRVGRLLGLINRKQTDWLTAVELTTHLKEFDPLDPVKYDFALFGLGVEKEF; encoded by the coding sequence ATGCAATTTCTGGAGCTGAAAAATTTTCTTGATAGCAAAGTTGAACAGTATAATCAGCCTGATTTTATAGCAAACGATCCGGTTTGTATTCCGCATCTTTTCGAGAAAAAGCAGGATATTGAAATTTCAGGTTTTTTTGCTGCGGTTTTGGCCTGGGGGCAACGGAAGACGATTATCAATAAATGTCGGGAGTTGCTTGAACGGATGGATAATGCACCCCACGATTTTGTGATTCACCACAGTGATGATGATTTAAGGCGTTTGCTAAATTTTAAACATCGCACCTTTAACGATACGGATCTACTCTATTTTATCTCGTTTTTTAAACAGCATTATCAAAATTTTGATAGCCTGGAGCAGGCCTTTATTCCTCAACAGGATATTTTTAGATCTGAATACCTGGAAATTTCTTCAACAAAGCGGAGTGTAGAAGTTTCTTCTATCGCTGATCTCCATTTTACGATTGAGCAGGCATTGAACCATTTCAGGTCCTATTTTTTCTCATTGGAAGATTTTCCGCACCGTACTAAGAAACACATTTCTTCACCGCAACAAAAATCGACGTGCAAGCGCTTGAACATGTTTTTAAGGTGGATGGTCAGGGCTGATGATAAAGGTGTTGATTTTGGGATCTGGAATACGTTAAAATCTAAAGATCTGATTTGCCCATGCGATGTGCATGTAGATAGGGTAGGGCGCTTGCTCGGTCTCATTAACCGGAAGCAAACAGATTGGTTAACAGCCGTAGAATTAACCACTCATTTAAAGGAATTTGATCCTTTAGATCCGGTTAAATATGACTTTGCTTTATTTGGTCTTGGCGTTGAAAAGGAGTTTTAG
- a CDS encoding Crp/Fnr family transcriptional regulator, producing MIAVNLSDEERWKKYNNFSPLIDVFKKFHPLNDEIERRINQHTFPISYKKNKYLVSPVDRNKFLFLIVKGVVRGFIKDGSTEITTWIAKENEVVGTIRNLWVEGDSEEYLQALEDVDLIAIPHVLSDYLFENFAEANIVGRKMMELYYRSAEERAYLCRISSAEKRYKRFLVSFPDLINRVSLKHIASFLAIRLETLSRIRAKI from the coding sequence ATGATCGCAGTTAACTTATCTGATGAGGAGAGGTGGAAGAAATATAATAATTTTTCGCCTTTAATTGATGTTTTTAAAAAGTTTCATCCACTAAATGATGAAATAGAAAGGCGCATTAACCAGCATACATTTCCGATTAGTTATAAAAAGAACAAATACCTGGTTTCTCCGGTTGACCGCAATAAATTTTTATTTTTGATTGTAAAAGGGGTGGTGAGGGGATTTATAAAAGATGGAAGTACCGAAATTACCACCTGGATTGCAAAAGAAAATGAAGTGGTGGGAACAATACGTAATTTATGGGTAGAAGGTGATTCGGAAGAGTATTTGCAGGCGTTGGAAGATGTGGATTTAATTGCCATTCCGCATGTATTGTCAGATTACCTGTTTGAAAACTTCGCTGAAGCCAACATTGTGGGCAGAAAAATGATGGAGTTATATTACCGTTCGGCAGAGGAGCGTGCCTATCTTTGTAGGATTTCTTCTGCAGAAAAAAGATATAAACGATTTCTGGTTTCTTTTCCTGACCTGATAAACCGAGTTTCCTTAAAACACATCGCATCCTTTCTGGCCATCAGGCTGGAAACACTCAGTCGTATCCGGGCTAAGATCTAA
- a CDS encoding peptide MFS transporter, with protein MEKTVSIEEIQNFEGKYPKQLWHLSLVEMWERFCFYGMRGVLAFFMVEQLGLSDQKSNLQYGAIQAFVYAFTFIGGIFADKILGFRKSLFWGGTLMIIGNLILAFSPHDLFYIGITLSIIGTGFFKPNVSSMVGELYHEKDNRRDAGYGLFYAGINVGGLLGGAMCIYLGKYYNWHLCFLSAALVMMFGLGTFIFTKKHLGPIGSSPLLHLKKSKQQLWEIVVYAGSILCIPLIYIMVKNTAFTDYFMYTIGVVALVYFLYETFKIKDKKTQYKLLAAFVFIFCYFIFMAISEQSGGSLSLFAKDNLDHKILFFNIDPNVVNNSVNSFFVIVFSPIVGILWLGLYKRKIEPNTVVKFGIGFLLLALSFYVFYATRFFANAQGISSLNVFTLAYLLLTLGELCLGPIGMSIITKLSPKKMFGMMMGLWFLSSAFGQLAAGKLGAEMSSIDNASLPTKLMAYTEGYKALALYSLIAGLALIIFSQLVKKLMQEVR; from the coding sequence ATGGAAAAAACAGTTTCAATAGAAGAGATTCAGAATTTTGAAGGAAAATACCCGAAACAACTCTGGCATTTATCGTTGGTAGAAATGTGGGAGCGTTTCTGCTTTTACGGAATGCGCGGGGTATTGGCTTTCTTTATGGTAGAACAACTGGGTTTAAGCGACCAGAAATCGAACCTGCAGTACGGCGCTATACAAGCCTTTGTTTATGCTTTCACTTTTATAGGTGGTATTTTTGCCGATAAGATTTTAGGATTCAGAAAATCTCTTTTTTGGGGCGGAACTCTAATGATCATCGGAAACTTAATCCTGGCTTTCTCTCCACACGATTTATTTTATATCGGTATTACCCTATCTATTATCGGAACCGGTTTTTTTAAACCCAATGTTTCATCAATGGTTGGCGAATTATACCATGAGAAAGATAACCGCAGAGATGCAGGATACGGACTTTTTTATGCCGGTATTAATGTAGGTGGCTTACTGGGTGGTGCCATGTGTATTTATCTGGGTAAATATTACAACTGGCATTTGTGTTTTTTATCTGCCGCACTGGTAATGATGTTTGGTTTGGGTACATTTATTTTCACCAAAAAACACTTAGGCCCGATCGGGAGCTCACCGTTGCTGCATCTTAAAAAATCAAAACAGCAGTTATGGGAAATAGTCGTTTATGCGGGTTCGATACTTTGTATTCCATTGATTTATATCATGGTAAAAAACACGGCCTTTACTGATTATTTCATGTACACCATAGGTGTTGTTGCTCTGGTTTATTTCCTATACGAAACCTTTAAAATAAAAGATAAAAAAACACAATATAAATTATTGGCAGCGTTCGTTTTTATCTTCTGTTACTTCATTTTTATGGCCATATCGGAGCAGAGTGGCGGTTCGCTATCTTTATTTGCGAAAGATAATCTCGATCATAAAATTCTCTTTTTTAATATTGACCCCAATGTGGTGAACAATAGTGTTAACTCGTTTTTTGTTATTGTTTTTAGTCCGATTGTAGGCATTTTATGGCTAGGCCTCTACAAGCGTAAAATTGAACCCAACACCGTGGTAAAATTTGGAATTGGTTTCCTTCTACTGGCTTTAAGCTTTTATGTATTTTACGCCACCAGGTTCTTTGCCAATGCACAGGGCATTAGTTCGTTAAATGTATTTACATTAGCCTATTTATTATTAACGTTAGGCGAACTTTGTCTGGGGCCGATAGGTATGTCGATTATTACGAAACTATCGCCAAAGAAAATGTTCGGCATGATGATGGGGCTTTGGTTTTTATCCAGTGCTTTTGGGCAATTGGCTGCCGGAAAACTGGGTGCAGAAATGTCGAGTATAGATAATGCTTCACTACCAACTAAATTAATGGCTTATACCGAAGGTTACAAAGCATTGGCGTTATATTCTTTAATTGCAGGTTTGGCATTGATTATTTTTTCACAGCTGGTTAAAAAGTTAATGCAGGAGGTGAGGTAA
- a CDS encoding peptide MFS transporter — MQTSNETISIDHDKELDLHLTSQGVSPEKLFSHPVGLFVLFFTEMWERFSYYGMRAILVLFLISDLSKNGWGWPRPEALQLYAIYTGLVYFTPILGGLIADRFTGYRKAVIIGAFIMTLGHAAMALEGFSNNFFYAGLLLLIIGNGFFKPNISSIVGKLYPPISDKKDSAYAIFYMGINSGAFIGMLMCGYIGEKVGWHYGFGLAGVFMLFGMLQFYFGQKIFGVIGSAVDKTKAVEKADPTVEEIPKKVRSQRLWVIAILSIFTIFFWMVFEQAGGSMTIFAKDYTLRNLTGGAATTFKWVDAILTIFPLVAVTFVLFSLAGKIFKKYPATILFTLLSFAIIWVLAIWKVSREMGSVSTEVPASWFSVLNSFFIVSLAPIVSKIWETKFNPSGPVKFGFGLIFVGIGFAGLAYGGSSIPQGATSAEVSLFWLIFAYFFHTVGELCISPVGLSYVSKLAPSNLVGLMFGVFFTCTAIGNYLAGATGSLIDKISAAYSISTFFLIFTIIPIVAGLIMFAISPILRKWMHGVH; from the coding sequence ATGCAAACATCTAATGAAACCATTAGTATTGACCATGATAAGGAACTAGATCTCCACTTAACCAGTCAAGGGGTCTCTCCTGAAAAATTATTTAGCCACCCGGTTGGCCTTTTTGTACTCTTTTTTACTGAAATGTGGGAGAGATTTAGTTATTACGGAATGCGGGCCATTTTGGTTTTGTTCCTGATTAGCGATCTGAGCAAAAACGGTTGGGGTTGGCCACGGCCGGAAGCCTTACAGCTTTATGCTATTTATACCGGTTTAGTATATTTTACACCAATACTTGGTGGTTTAATTGCCGATAGATTTACCGGTTACAGAAAAGCGGTTATCATCGGTGCTTTTATTATGACCCTTGGTCATGCCGCTATGGCTTTAGAGGGCTTTAGCAACAACTTTTTCTATGCTGGCTTGCTCTTGCTTATTATTGGTAACGGATTTTTCAAACCAAACATCTCATCAATTGTAGGTAAACTTTATCCTCCAATCAGCGATAAAAAAGATAGTGCTTATGCCATATTTTACATGGGTATCAATTCCGGTGCATTTATAGGTATGTTAATGTGCGGTTATATCGGCGAAAAAGTAGGCTGGCATTATGGTTTCGGCTTAGCTGGCGTATTTATGCTTTTTGGAATGCTCCAGTTTTATTTCGGGCAAAAAATATTTGGTGTAATCGGTTCGGCAGTTGATAAAACTAAAGCCGTAGAAAAGGCAGATCCAACGGTAGAAGAAATTCCTAAAAAAGTTAGAAGTCAACGCTTATGGGTAATCGCCATTTTGTCTATTTTTACCATTTTCTTCTGGATGGTATTCGAACAGGCAGGCGGATCGATGACAATTTTTGCCAAAGATTATACCTTAAGAAACTTAACAGGAGGAGCAGCTACAACCTTTAAATGGGTCGATGCCATCCTAACCATATTTCCATTGGTAGCCGTAACTTTTGTGCTGTTTTCATTAGCAGGCAAAATTTTCAAAAAGTATCCGGCAACTATTTTATTTACGTTATTGAGTTTTGCCATTATCTGGGTATTAGCCATCTGGAAAGTAAGCAGAGAAATGGGCTCGGTAAGTACCGAAGTTCCGGCTTCCTGGTTTAGTGTATTAAACTCATTCTTTATCGTATCGCTGGCCCCTATTGTTTCTAAAATTTGGGAAACCAAATTTAACCCAAGCGGGCCTGTAAAATTTGGCTTCGGTTTAATTTTTGTAGGTATTGGTTTTGCAGGTTTAGCTTATGGCGGTTCGTCTATTCCACAAGGTGCTACTTCTGCAGAAGTAAGTTTATTCTGGTTAATTTTTGCCTATTTCTTCCATACTGTTGGCGAGTTATGTATCTCTCCTGTTGGACTATCCTATGTAAGTAAGCTTGCACCTTCAAACCTTGTGGGTTTAATGTTTGGTGTATTTTTTACCTGTACTGCCATCGGTAACTACCTGGCCGGAGCTACAGGATCATTAATTGACAAAATAAGTGCCGCTTATTCAATTTCCACTTTCTTCTTAATATTCACCATAATACCAATTGTAGCAGGTTTAATTATGTTTGCCATAAGCCCTATTCTGCGTAAATGGATGCATGGTGTTCACTAA
- a CDS encoding response regulator transcription factor, with the protein MKTKNAVSTFTVLIADDHEIIRRGLKGLISDFWPGVEIIHASTLEQALVEVEKSPSLIIIDVNLPGGNNLKVIDQIKLVQPNAKILVFSSLNENIYAVPYLKSGASGYLTKNAEESEIVTAITTILAGSRYSSRNVKENMFNSILGNDADNPFTKLSGRELEVAELLTKGIGVLEISNQLKLQMGTVSTYKLRLFQKLKIKSIIELAEKMSIYER; encoded by the coding sequence ATGAAAACAAAAAATGCCGTAAGTACTTTCACTGTGCTCATCGCTGATGATCATGAAATCATCCGCCGTGGCTTAAAAGGTTTAATATCAGACTTTTGGCCTGGTGTTGAAATCATTCATGCATCCACGCTAGAGCAGGCGCTTGTGGAAGTAGAAAAATCACCAAGTTTAATCATCATTGATGTAAACTTGCCTGGAGGTAATAACCTTAAGGTAATCGATCAAATTAAGTTGGTACAGCCCAACGCTAAAATCCTGGTATTTTCGTCTCTAAATGAAAATATTTATGCTGTACCTTATTTAAAATCGGGTGCTTCTGGTTACCTGACCAAAAATGCTGAAGAATCGGAAATCGTGACTGCAATTACGACAATTTTAGCTGGCAGCCGCTATTCGAGCAGAAATGTTAAAGAGAATATGTTCAACAGCATATTGGGTAATGATGCCGATAATCCTTTCACTAAACTTTCAGGCAGAGAACTTGAAGTGGCAGAACTTTTAACAAAAGGTATTGGTGTATTGGAAATTTCTAATCAGTTAAAGCTTCAAATGGGTACAGTAAGTACGTATAAATTGAGACTTTTTCAAAAGCTGAAAATAAAAAGCATTATAGAGCTAGCTGAAAAGATGAGCATTTATGAAAGATAA